The sequence GCATTCCTGCTGTGGATCGTGAACTTCCTGATCGGATTCGGGTTCCCGCAGCTGCTGGCCGCCATCGGCATCTCCAACACGTTCTTCGTGTTTGCAGTCCTTGGCGTGGGGGCCATTGCCTTCGCCGCGAAATACGTTCCCGAAACCAGGGACAAGAGCCTTGAGGACCTGGAGCACTACTTCAAAAACGTCGCCGGCGGCAAAGCTGAGGCCTCCGCCGCAAAGATTTCCTGACCGGACCAGCCACACCCGGTTCTTCACAGCAAAGCCCCCACGAGCATCCGCGCGGGGGCGTTGCTGGTGTCTTTAATAAGCCGGTGTCCTAGGCGCGCGCGTGCAGCCGCGGCAGCGCATCCACCAGCGGGGCCAGCTCGGGGATGTCCCGCGCCGCTCCCAGGGCACGTTCCAGGGTGGCGTCGTGCACCGGCCTCGCTTCCTCAAGGAGGCTGAGGCCGCTGGGCGTTAACTCCGTGTAGATGCCGCGGCGGTCGTCGTCGCACAGGATCCGGGTCAGCAGGCCCCGGTCCTCCAGCCGGTTCACCAGCCGGGTGGTTGCGCTGGGGCTCAGTGCCGTGGCGCGCGCCAGCTGCTGCATCCGCATGTGCCAGCCGTCCTGCCGGCTCAGGGCATCAAGCACCGTGTATTCCACCACGGACAGCTTCGACTCGGCCTGGAGGCTGCGTTCCAGTTCGTTTTCGATCAGCCCGTGCAGGGCTGCCAGGGTGCGCCAGCCCTGGGCACGGACCTCAACGGCGTCGTCCTTGATGCCCATGGTTGCTCCTTCGAAGACGGCGGAAGGCGCCATCCATTGCTGCGGTCATAGATAGTTGCTTGCGCGGTATATTTGCATGTGCAACAATAAATACCGCGCCTGCAACTATCTTAGGCGCCTTCCCGCCTCGCGAACAACCACGAACAGCTCAAAGGAGCATCCTCATGCCTGTTGGCCTGATAGCACTCGCCCTGGGCGGGTTTGGCATTGGACTCACGGAATTCGTGATCGCCGGCCTCCTCCCGCAGGTAGCCGCGGACTTTGCAGTCAGTGAAGCGTCCGCGGGCTGGTTCATCTCCGGCTACGCACTCTCCGTGGTGGTGGGAGCGCTCGGCCTGACCGCAGCCGTAACCCGCTTCCAGCGCAAACCCGTGCTGGCCGCCCTGCTGGTCCTGTTCATTGCCGGCAACCTGCTCTCCGCTACGGCGGACGGTTACTGGGCCATGATGCTGGGCCGCGTCATCGCAGCCCTTTCGCACGGCGCCTTTTTCGGAATCGGAGCCGTGGTGGCGGCCGGCATGGTTCCGCCCAGCAAGAAGGCAGGGGCCATTGCCCTGATGTTCACCGGGCTGACGGCCGCCAATGTCCTGGGCGTCCCGTTCGGAACCCTGCTGGGCCAGGCGGCCGGCTGGCGCGCCACGTTCTGGGCCATCACCGTCATTGGCGTAGCCGCGCTCGCCGGGATCCTTGCACTCGTCCCCGCATCTGCCGGTGGAACGGAAGAGGCGCCCAGCCTCCGCTCCGAACTGCGTGCCTTCCGCTCCGGGCAGGTATGGCTGTCCATCGTGGTGACCATCCTGGGCTTCGGCGGCATGTTCGGTGCGTTCACCTACATCGCCTACACCCTCACGGAGGTATCCGGATTTGCCGCCTCCACCGTGCCGTGGCTGCTCATTGTCTTCGGCGTGGGCCTCTTCGCCGGCAACACCCTGGGCGGGAAGGCCGCCGACCGCAACGTGGACAGGACGCTGCTGGTGGTGCTCGCCGCGCTCACCGTGGTCCTGGTGGCGTTCGCCCTGACGGCCACCAACCCCGTCCTGACGATCATCTCTTTGGTGCTGATGGGCGGCTTCGGCTTCGCCACCGTCCCGGGCCTGCAGATGCGCGTCATGAAGTACGCCGCCGGTGCTCCCACCCTCGCCTCCGGCGCCAATATCGGTGCCTTCAATGTGGGCAACGCCCTGGGCGCCTGGCTGGGCGGCGTCACCATCACCGCCGGCTTCGGTTACACCTCGCCCATCTGGGCAGGCGCAGCCATTACGCTGGCCGGCGTGGTGGTGATGGCCCTCGCCGCGGCGGGCGCCAAGCGGGGCGAACAGCAGCCGGGCAAAGAGGTGCGGGCCGTGGACGAGCTGGCCGTCCGCTAAGCGGCGGGATCCGAGGAGCGGCGCACCATCAGGGCGGGTTCAAGCTTCCGGGTCACGGCCTGTCCGGCCGTCCCGGCGACCCGCTCCAGCATGGCTTGCGCCGCCAGCCGGCCCAGCTGCCCCGCGTGCTGGTCAATGGACGTCAGGCCAATCAGGGGGGAGGCCGCTACTTCGATGTTGTCGCAGCCGACGATCGCCACGTCGCCCGGAACGGACAGTCCGCGCGACGCCAGGGCCTCCATGATGCCGATGGCGGTGAGGTCATTGTGCGCAAAGACGGCGGTGGGGAGCGTGGCGCCGGAGTCCAGGAACTGCTCCATCACGGCCCGGCCGCCGCGTTCGGTCATGTCGCTGTGGACCAGCTGTGGCTCCAGCCCGAACTGTTCCATGGCGTGCAGGTAGCCCTCCCGCCGCGCGGTATAGGGGAGCCAGTCCGAGATGTCCACGTGGGCGATCCGCCGGTGCCCCAGTCCGTACAGGTGCTCCACGGCAAGCGCTCCGGAACGGAAGTCGTCGGTCAAAACGGAATCCACGCCGTCGACCTCCAGCTCCCGGGTGATGACGACGGCGGGCGTCCCCCGCAGTGCCCCGGCCAGCTCCGCCGAGGTGCCGGTATAGCCCGCCAGCAGGACGCCGTCCACGCGCAGGTCCACGAAGGACCGGACGGCTTCCAGTTCCGTTCCCGGATCAGCCGAGCCGACGGCGACCATCACCTGGTTGCCGCTCCCCGCCAGGCCTTCGGTGATGCCGTCATAGATGTCTGCGAAGACCGGGTTGTGCAGGTCGAGGAAGAGGACTCCGATGGTGTTGGTCCGGTGGCTGGCCAGCCGGCTGGCCAGCCTGTTGGGCGAGTAGCCCAGGGCGGCGGCTGCTTCCAGCACGGCCGTCCGCTTGGCGGGGGAGACCTTGGGGGAATCCCGCATGACCAGGGACACCAGGGCGCGGCTCACCCCGGCGTCCCGTGCCACATCCTCCATGGTCACGGACCGCGGCGCAGGAGACGTTTGTTTCACAAGACTCCACTATGCCAGCCTGCCGCCACCTGCCGGGCAAGGTTCCCTAGGCGCCGAACGGCAGCCGGGGATCGATGTTCTGGCTCTCCCACGTCTGCCGGACCCAGCCGTGGTGCGGGTCGTCGCTGATCAGCCACTCCCGCACGGGCCCGGGCCCGGCCATGACGTTGAGGTAGTAGAGGTCGTAGCCGGGAGCCGCCATGGCCGGGCCATGCCAGCCGTAAGGGACCAGGACCACGTCCCCGGTCCGTACTTCGGCGGAAACATCGATGGGCCGCTCATCGGAGGCGTAGACACGCTGGTAGCCGATGGCGTCGGCGTCTGCAGGTGCTCCCGGTCCGGCGCCCACCTGCGTCTCGAAGTAGTAGATCTCCTCAAGGGAGGTTTCGCCGTCTTTTTCCTCGTCATGCTTGTGGGGAGGGTAGGAGGACCAGTTGCCGGCGGGAGTGAGCACCTCACACACGATGAAGCGGTCAGCCTCGAGCGCGGCAGGGGTGCCGAAGTTGTGGACCTGGCGCGAGCAGTTGCCCGCGCCGCGCAGCTCCACCGGAGTTTCTGCGGCGGACACCAGCCTGGTGGGGTAGGAAGCCTGGGCCGGTGCGGTGGCAACCGCCACCCTGCCGCCGTCGGCCGAGCTGATGCCAACTGCGCGGCCGGTGCCGGAATACAGCACATCAGTCGGACCTGCGAACACCGAGCGGCGGCCCTGCAGCGGGTAGTCTGTGCCGTCAACGGTGACGGTGAAGGACCCGTTGAGCGGCACCACGATGCGTTCCTCGTCCGCGGCGGGGAGTTCGACGGCGGCCCCCGCCGGCAGGGTGGCCACCTTCAGTCCGGTGTGCGCCCAGCCGTCCACGGCCAGGGGGGAATCTGAGGTTCCGATGGACACGTCCCAGGTGCCGTCGGCGGCGGTGCCCAGGGGGTAGACCCAGTTGGTCATGGAGTTGGCTCCTTGGATTATCGCTGTACGAGTGTCATTTCAAAGCTGTAGGAATCGGCGCGGTACACGTGGTGGCCGGTTTCAACCCGCCGGCCGGTATCGTCCACCGCGGTGCGTTCCATGGTCACCAGCGCCGAGCCTGCCGGGGCGTCCAGCATGGAAGCCTGGTACTCGTTGGCGGTCATCGCACCGATGCGCTGGGTGGCGAGCCGGAAGTTCACGCCTCCGCGGCGGAGGATCGAGTAGAGGCCTTCTGCCTTGAGCATGGCTTCATCCATCTCGGCAATGTCGTCGCGCACCCAGTTCTCCATGAGGGCCAGGGGCTTGCCGCCCACCTTCCGCAGCCGGGTGAAGTGGTACACCTTCGAGCCTGCGGGAAGCTGCAGGGTAGTGATCGTGGCGTCATCCGCCTCGAGGTGCGAGAAGCTCAGCACCTCGGTGGTGGGCTTCTTGCCATTGTTGGTCAGGTCGTCATAGAGGCTGGAAAGCTCCAGCGGCCGGCGCACCTGGCTCGACACCACCTGCGTTCCTACGCCCCGCTTCCGCACCAGCAGCCCGGAACGGACCAGCTCATCCATGGCCTTGCGCATGGTGGGCCGCGACAGGTTCAGCTGTGCGGCGAGATCGATCTCGTTGTCCAGCCGGCTGCCGGGCTCCAGCACCCCGCTGTAGATTGCCGCTTCAATGCCCTGGACCACCTGGTGGTACAGGGGCACGGGGGAGGAGCGGTTGATGGTGAGTCCCAGGTTGTTGGCCACGGTGCGTTCCCCTCGTCTTTGGTGCGGGCGCTTCCGCCCGGTCTGGACAGCCGGCCTGCGGGCAGTTTGACGCTATATGTTCGCTTGATAGGACATAGTTCCTTCCTTGATCGTAGCAGGCGCGCCCGGGTGGTCAAGGATGGCTTTGCCGCGCTTCAGCCAAAGGAAATGGAAAAATATTGTGCTGACATTAAGACTTTTTATTGACGAGTCGGATTAGAGCGCTCTAACGTAGGTGGCACGCATCACATTCCCGACCGGTCATCCGGTCCCCGAGAGAATTTGAGAGGCAACAATGCTGTTGCAAAAACAAACCATGGCTGCCACCGGCAGCAGGCGCCGCGGCTACCTCGCCCGGCTCACCGTGATCTCCACCCTGGGCGGCCTGCTCTTCGGGTACGACACCGGCGTGATCTCCGGCGCCCTGCTGTACATGAACGACTCCCTCAACATGAACGCCGTGGAGGAAGCAACCGTGGTGAGCGCACTGCTGTTCCCCGGTGCCGCCGTCGGCGCCCTTACCGGCGGGCGGATGGCTGACAAGCTGGGCCGTCGTGGCTCACTGCTGGTCTGCGCACTGCTATTCCTGCTGGGTGCCATGGGCTGCGCCCTTGCGCCCAGCGTGACCTTCATGATTGCCGCCCGCATCGTGCTGGGCCTGGGGGTGGGCGCCGCCGCTGTGACCTGCCCGCTGTACCTGGCGGAGATGGCTCCTGCCCATCTTCGTGGCCGGATGGTCACCATCAACGAACTCATGATCGTGACCGGCCAGATGCTGGCATTCGCCATCAATGCGCTCCTGGATGCCCTGATCCACGACAACGAGGTCTGGCGGGGCATGCTGGGCATCGCTTCCATCCCTGCCCTCGCACTGCTCGCCGGAATGCTGATGCTGCCGGAATCGCCGCGCTGGTACGCCATCCGCGGCCGCCTGGAAGACAGCCGCCGGGTCCTGAACCTGAGCCGCAGCCCGGAAGAGGCAACCGCCGAGTTCGAGGAAATCGCCCACGCGGCGCGCACGGCCAAGGAAGAACGCGGTCACGCCCTCCGCGACCTGAAGAACAACCCATGGATGCGCCGGCTGCTCTGGATCGGCATTGGCCTGGCCACCGTCCAGCAGGCAACCGGCATCAACACCGTGAACTACTACGCCCCCACCATCCTGGAAAAGAGCGGGCTTGGCGTCAGCGCATCGCTGGTGGCCACCATCGGCGTCGGCGTTACCTCAGTGCTCATGACCGTCCTGGGTATCTGGTTGCTCGGCTTTGTTGGCCGCCGCCGGATGCTGGTGATCGGATTCTCCGGAGTTGTTGGTGCCCAGGCCCTGCTGGCCGTCGTCTTCCTCCTCCCACAGTCGGACCTTGCCAGCTACACCATCCTGGCCGCGATGATGCTGTTCGTTGCCTTCGTCCAGTGCTTCATCGGCACCTGCGTCTGGCTCCTGCTTTCCGAAATGTTCCCGCTGGCCATCCGCGGGTTCGCCATGGGAATCGCGGTCTTCGCGCTGTGGACCGTGAACGCGGCCATCTCCTTCCTGTTCCCGATCGTGGTCAATGCCCTGGGATCCACGGGTACCTTCGGCCTCTTCGTCCTGGTCAACGTGGCTTCCCTGGCGTTCGTCATCAAGTTCGTGCCGGAGACCAAGGGCCACTCCCTTGAGGACCTCGAAGCGCACTTCCGCGATGGTGAGGTGCCGGCGAAGCTTTCGGCGTAGCCGCCGCCGTTGCGGTTGGTGGCCTAGGCTGGCTGCATGATGTGGAGCGCGGGGCAGCAAGCATGAATTTCGCCGGAAGCCTTGGTCCCCGCCCCCGCAACCTCGAAGTCCAGGACCTGGCCAGCTTCGACAGCCTGGTGGCCGGCGGTGCGGTCAACCTGCACGGCTGGCATGCGCAGTCGCTGGACCTGCGGGGCCGGTCCGCGGCACTCAAAAACGTCCGCGTCGAGGGCGCGATGTTCCTGGGCTGCATCTTCGACGACGGTATGGAAGCGAACCTCCGCAGCCGCGGCGCCTTGATCTTCCCCAGGCTTGAAGGAGTCCCTTTCGACCCATACCGGGCCGTCCTGTATTCCCCGGCCGAACTGTACGCCGGACTGGCAGCCGCACCGTATGAGGAATTGCCGGATGCGCGCATCTACCACTGGAGCATCCAGCCCGGCCAGCGCCACCGCGTGGACGCGACGCTGGCCTCGGCCCTGCATGACCATGCGATCGGCGATGCGCTGGATGAGCTGACCCGGTCCGGGGCGTGGCACCGCCGCTCTATCGTCGGCGTGATGGGCGGCCACGCAGCGCCCCGCGGCAGCCGGGAGTTTGCGGACGCGGCCCGGCTGGGCAGGCTCCTGGCCCTTGACGGCCATTCGGTGGCAACGGGCGGCGGCCCCGGGGCCATGGAGGCAGCGAACCTCGGCGCGTACCTGAGCCGGGCGTCCGACGGTGACGTGCAGGCAGCGCTTGCCACGCTCGCCGCTGTTCCCGGCTTCCGTCCCTCGGTCTCGGCGTGGGCACGTGCGGCGGCTGCCGTCGTCGAACGCCATCCGGACGGGACGCCGTCCCTCGGGATCCCCACCTGGTTCTACGGACACGAACCGCCCAACTACTTCGCCACGCACATCGCCAAATATTTCGCCAATGCCATCCGCGAGGCCATCCTTCTGGAACTGTGCCACGGCGGAATCGTCTTCCTGCCGGGAGCGGCCGGTACGGTCCAGGAGATCTTCCAGGACGCCTGCGAGAACTACTACGGCGCCCGCGAGAAAGTGGCCCCCATGGTGCTGGTGGGCCGCCGGCACTGGGAGCAGGAGTACCCGGCGTGGCCCATGCTCCGCAGCCTCGCCGCGGGCAGGGCCATGGCGGACAACATCCACCTCGTGGACACGGTGGAGGAAGCAGTGGAGGTCCTCCGGCAGCGCTGAACGCTGCCGGAGGACCTCCACGAAGTGTCCTTGCCTGGTGCTAGCCGACGGCGGTGCCGAAGAGCAGGCCCAGCAGGTAGGTGATGGCTGCCGCGCCCAGGCCGATGGCAAGCTGCCGCAGGCCGCGGGTCAGCGGGGAAGTGCCGGACAGCAGGCCGACGGCGGCACCGGTGGCAAGGAGCGCGACGCCCACCAGGGCGCCTGCCACCACGAGCGCGGCGACGCCGGTCAGGCCGAACAGGAACGGCAGGATGGGGACGATGGCGCCGGAGGCGAAGAAGCAGAAGCTGGACAGCGCCGCACCCCAGGCGGTACCCACTGCCTCGTGCTGGTCCTCTTCCTCCGGCAGCTCAGGCTGCAGGGAAAGGCTGGGATCGCAGTCGCAGGGCAGCAGCCCCATGCGCTCTGCCACACGGTGTTCGGCCGCTTCCCGGGACATCCCGCGGGCCAGGTACACCAGGAGCAGTTCGTTGTGCTCGAGGTCAAGCTTGGGCGCGGCCGCCAGCGTGACCTGCGTGGGCCGGGTTGCGGCCAGCAGTTCGCGCTGGGAGCGGACGGAAATGAATTCGCCCGCGCCCATGGACATGGCACCGGCCAGGAGTCCGGCGATGCCGCTGAGCAGCACCACGCTGCTGGCCACGCCGGAGGCAGCCATGCCCATCACCAGGGAGAGGTTGCTGACCAAGCCATCGTTCGCGCCGAACACCGCGGCGCGGAAGGTGCCGGCCAGGCGGTTGCGGCCGCGGGTGGCCAGGCCCCGGACCACTTCCTCATGGATCTGTTCATCGGCGGCCATCGCGGCGGTGGCGTTCGGGTCCTTGGCGTAGGGGGAGCGGCCTTCGGCGCGCTGGGCCAGGGCCAGGACGAATACGGAGCCGAAATGCCGGGCCAGGAACCCGAGGAACCGGCTGCGGGCGGAGGCCCTCTTCGGCTTGCCGGCGTGCCCGCCCAGCAGCGCGAGCCAGTGGGCTTCGTGACGGCCTTCGGCTTCGGCCAGGGCGAGGAGGATGGACCGTTCCTCACCTTCGCGGTTCTGGGCCAGGTCCCGGTAGACGGCGGCTTCCGCGCGCTCGTCGGCCAGGTACTGGCGCCACCGCTTGATGTTCGACGGCGAGGGCTGGCCAACGCCGCCGGCCTCCGGGGGCGTGGCGTGGGAATGGGACTGGGCGTGCTGCGACACTGTAACTCCTGGGCTGGAAAGGGCATGAACTCGCGCCTTTGCCCTGCCAGCCTACTGCGGATTTCCGCGGTTTTTTGGCTGGCAAACCTCGCTGGAAAGTTTCGGTTGACCTTAAAAAACGCCCGGCACGGCACCCCTGTGGAGGGCAGCTCCGGGCACCGCCGCGGCTATTGACCCGTCCGCCCGGGCGGTGCTCTGATGAAGGTGTGGCGCAGGCTGCGCCCTACCTGAAAGAGCACGTCAGGCGAACATACGGAGGTTGAATCATGAGCACCACCGGACAGCACCCGGACATGCCGCACCTGGACGCCGTCGAAGCGGACCCCGCCTACGATTACGCCGAGGATGCACCGGTAGACGACGCGGACTGGGACTCCGAAGACGGGTTCATTGACCAGGAAGAACCGGTGGTCCAGCCGGCACCGGTAGTCGTCGACGCCGAGGACCGCGAGGTCCCGCTGGATGACGACGAGCGCGACACGGGGGAGTAGGACTGACGGCGCCGGCACCTCCTTCCGCTTGTTGGCGGGAGGCGGTGCCGGCGTCGTACTTTAATGCCTGGCAGTCAGTGGCCGGCGAGGACTTCCCGGGGAGTCCCTTCCTGCTCCTGCCCGGCAACGCGGCGCTGCCAGGCGCGCATGACCGCAGGATCGGTGGGGCGCGTCAGCAGCGAGGCGGCAACGTACACCGCGGCGGAGGCCAGCAGGCCGTAGTAGATCGGTTCGTTGGCGTAGATGCCGTCCAACGGAACCTCGGCGTTGACCTCAAGGATGATCATCGTCCCAAGGGTGATGACGGAGCCGACGGCCATCGAAGCAGCGGCGGCGATGCCGGTTCCGCGCTTCCACACCAGGCCGCCGAGGATCGCGACCAGCAGCCCGCCCACCAGGATGTCGTAGGCGATGGTCAGTGCCGCAACAACGTCCTTGGTGACGATGGCGATGATGATCGCCACAACGCCCAGGCCAAGGACCCATACGCGGTTGGCCTTGACGTCGTGCTCGGGGTTGTCGGAGTCGTCGGTGTTGATGGTCTTGCCGAACCAGCCGGCGACGAAGGGCACAACGTCGGCGCGGGCCACCGTGGCGGCCGCGATCAGGGCCCCGGAAGCCGTGGACATCATGGCGGCGACGGCGGCGGCGAGGACCAGGCCGCCGATTCCGATGGGCAGCAGGTTGGTGGCAACCTCCGCGTAGACCACGTCCTTGCCCAGGGCCTTCACGTCGATGGCGGGCAGCGCCACGCGGGCTCCCAGGCCAATCATTGCGCCGGCAGCACCATAGAGGATGCAGTAGAGGCCGGCTGTCGAACCGCCCCACCTGGCCACCTTGGGTGTTTTGGCAGTGAACACGCGCTGCCAGATGTCCTGGCCGATCAGCAGGCCCAGGGTGTAGACCACAAAGTAGGTGATGATCGTTTGGACGCCGATGCCGTCGATTTGGAAGAAGCTGGCATCAACCCGGCTGCGGATCCCGTCGAGTCCGCCGGCGGCGTTCAGTGTGAAGGGCAGCATGAGGAAGAAGATGCCCACCGTTTTGATGACGAACTGGACCTGGTCCGCCAGCGTGATGGACCACATGCCGCCGATGGTGGAGTACACCAGCACGATGGCACCGCCCACCGCTATGGCCAGCGCCCGGTCCCAGCCGAACAGGACGACGAAGATGGTGGCATAAGCACCAGTGGACGTGGCGCAGAGCATCAAAGTGTAGGCGAGCATCACGATGCCGGATGCCTCGGTGGCCCTGCTGCCGTAACGGAGGGTGAGCATCTGGGACACCGTGTAGATCTTCAGCTTCTGGATGGTCCCGGCGAAGAGCAGGCTCAGGAGCAGGACTCCGGCGCCAATGGCCACCACCAGCCACATTCCCGAGATGCCGAACTTGTAGCCCAGCCCCACGCCGCCGACCGTGGACGCTCCGCCCAGGACGACGGCGGCCATGGTGCCGGTGTAAAGGAACGGGCCCAGGCGGCGGCCGGCCACCAGGAAGTCGCTGTTGTTCCTGGTGCGGGACTTGCCCCACCAGCCGAAGGCCAGCATTGCGAGGAGGTACACCACCACAATGGCGATGTTGATGGCACTTGCATCCATAAATGGCTCCTTGGAGCTGTTGGGGCCGGGTGTAATGACCCGGGGCGGGACGCCGGGAACCGCTGCGGACGAATACGGAGGGGACCTGCAATTGCCCTATAGGCAACAGGAGTTTTCAAAGACTAGGGTGTGACGTGGGTGACAGTCAAGGAGATCGCGCCTGCAGCGGCGTGGGTGTGGCATGCGCGTGTCACAAAAGCGGTGCCGATTAGTATGGCTCGAGAGTGGAGCCGGGCTGCCGGCCGTGAAAGGTTCGTAGATGAAGGCACTGCCAGTTGAGCCGAGCAATGTTCCCGTTGCCATTGGCTCCAGGATCCGGGCCGCCAGGCAGTCCCAGCGGCTCACCATCGAGCAGGTCGCGGATGCCACCGGCCTGACCAAGGGCTTCCTCAGCCGCGTGGAGCGGGACTTGACGTCTCCGTCCGTCGCTTCCCTGGTGACGCTGTGCCAGGTGCTCTCCATCTCCATCGGGGACCTGTTCGTGGCGCCGGAAACCCACCTCACCAAACGCAATGACGGTCCGCGCATCTCGCTCGGCGGCCAGGGCATCGTGGAGCGGCTTTTGACGGCCCGCTCGGAGCGTCGGGTCCAGATTATCCAGGCCGTGATCGAGCCGCATGGCCGCGGCGAGTCCGAGTTGTACGCAGTGGATTGCGACGTGGACGTCCTGCATGTCATCAAGGGCTCCATCAAGCTGATCCTCACCAACGAGGAATACGACCTCGATACAGGTGACACCGTGACCTTCCCGGGCCGGGAACCCCACACCTGGGTCAATCCCACGGACAAGCCGGTCGAGGTGCTCTGGGTCCTGGTGCCCGCCGCGAGCCGCTAGCTTGTTGCTGGTGCGCTCCAGCCCAGTTACCTTCGGTAGTCCCTTTCTCAGCTGCCGCATTCCGCGGAAAGCGCTTAAGCGCGGAGCGCCCTTGGCCCGGGGTAACTGGGCTGGATTGCACCTCTACCGGAGGGGTTTTCGTTGACCTCCGGCCAGGACGGCACTGATCTCGGTTAGCACCATGCCGGGGTAAAACCAGATGTGCTCCGGCATGAAGCGAAGGACGGCGTAACCGCTGACGGCTGCAGCGTTGTTGCGCTTCCGGTCCCGAAGCATATCGGTGCGTTTGGAATGGTAGGCAAAGCCGTCGATCTCCACGATCAAGAAGCCATCCAGCAGGAAATCCACGCGACCGATTCCCGGCAGGAAGACCTGGGTGTCGTAGGCGATTCTGTTGGCACGGAACAGGTGCTGCGCATCAACCTCCACGATTGACTCTGCTCGCACGTCAAGTTCGCGCAGGATGCGAAGCGCGGAACCGGAGCGGTCGGCCTGCAGCTGGGACGCCAGCAGCTCGCGTGGCACGCCGTGCAATCTGATGGCCGAGGTC comes from Pseudarthrobacter sp. NIBRBAC000502770 and encodes:
- a CDS encoding MarR family winged helix-turn-helix transcriptional regulator; protein product: MGIKDDAVEVRAQGWRTLAALHGLIENELERSLQAESKLSVVEYTVLDALSRQDGWHMRMQQLARATALSPSATTRLVNRLEDRGLLTRILCDDDRRGIYTELTPSGLSLLEEARPVHDATLERALGAARDIPELAPLVDALPRLHARA
- a CDS encoding MFS transporter — its product is MPVGLIALALGGFGIGLTEFVIAGLLPQVAADFAVSEASAGWFISGYALSVVVGALGLTAAVTRFQRKPVLAALLVLFIAGNLLSATADGYWAMMLGRVIAALSHGAFFGIGAVVAAGMVPPSKKAGAIALMFTGLTAANVLGVPFGTLLGQAAGWRATFWAITVIGVAALAGILALVPASAGGTEEAPSLRSELRAFRSGQVWLSIVVTILGFGGMFGAFTYIAYTLTEVSGFAASTVPWLLIVFGVGLFAGNTLGGKAADRNVDRTLLVVLAALTVVLVAFALTATNPVLTIISLVLMGGFGFATVPGLQMRVMKYAAGAPTLASGANIGAFNVGNALGAWLGGVTITAGFGYTSPIWAGAAITLAGVVVMALAAAGAKRGEQQPGKEVRAVDELAVR
- a CDS encoding LacI family DNA-binding transcriptional regulator; the protein is MKQTSPAPRSVTMEDVARDAGVSRALVSLVMRDSPKVSPAKRTAVLEAAAALGYSPNRLASRLASHRTNTIGVLFLDLHNPVFADIYDGITEGLAGSGNQVMVAVGSADPGTELEAVRSFVDLRVDGVLLAGYTGTSAELAGALRGTPAVVITRELEVDGVDSVLTDDFRSGALAVEHLYGLGHRRIAHVDISDWLPYTARREGYLHAMEQFGLEPQLVHSDMTERGGRAVMEQFLDSGATLPTAVFAHNDLTAIGIMEALASRGLSVPGDVAIVGCDNIEVAASPLIGLTSIDQHAGQLGRLAAQAMLERVAGTAGQAVTRKLEPALMVRRSSDPAA
- the iolB gene encoding 5-deoxy-glucuronate isomerase; translated protein: MTNWVYPLGTAADGTWDVSIGTSDSPLAVDGWAHTGLKVATLPAGAAVELPAADEERIVVPLNGSFTVTVDGTDYPLQGRRSVFAGPTDVLYSGTGRAVGISSADGGRVAVATAPAQASYPTRLVSAAETPVELRGAGNCSRQVHNFGTPAALEADRFIVCEVLTPAGNWSSYPPHKHDEEKDGETSLEEIYYFETQVGAGPGAPADADAIGYQRVYASDERPIDVSAEVRTGDVVLVPYGWHGPAMAAPGYDLYYLNVMAGPGPVREWLISDDPHHGWVRQTWESQNIDPRLPFGA
- a CDS encoding GntR family transcriptional regulator; amino-acid sequence: MANNLGLTINRSSPVPLYHQVVQGIEAAIYSGVLEPGSRLDNEIDLAAQLNLSRPTMRKAMDELVRSGLLVRKRGVGTQVVSSQVRRPLELSSLYDDLTNNGKKPTTEVLSFSHLEADDATITTLQLPAGSKVYHFTRLRKVGGKPLALMENWVRDDIAEMDEAMLKAEGLYSILRRGGVNFRLATQRIGAMTANEYQASMLDAPAGSALVTMERTAVDDTGRRVETGHHVYRADSYSFEMTLVQR
- a CDS encoding sugar porter family MFS transporter — encoded protein: MAATGSRRRGYLARLTVISTLGGLLFGYDTGVISGALLYMNDSLNMNAVEEATVVSALLFPGAAVGALTGGRMADKLGRRGSLLVCALLFLLGAMGCALAPSVTFMIAARIVLGLGVGAAAVTCPLYLAEMAPAHLRGRMVTINELMIVTGQMLAFAINALLDALIHDNEVWRGMLGIASIPALALLAGMLMLPESPRWYAIRGRLEDSRRVLNLSRSPEEATAEFEEIAHAARTAKEERGHALRDLKNNPWMRRLLWIGIGLATVQQATGINTVNYYAPTILEKSGLGVSASLVATIGVGVTSVLMTVLGIWLLGFVGRRRMLVIGFSGVVGAQALLAVVFLLPQSDLASYTILAAMMLFVAFVQCFIGTCVWLLLSEMFPLAIRGFAMGIAVFALWTVNAAISFLFPIVVNALGSTGTFGLFVLVNVASLAFVIKFVPETKGHSLEDLEAHFRDGEVPAKLSA
- a CDS encoding LOG family protein, which codes for MNFAGSLGPRPRNLEVQDLASFDSLVAGGAVNLHGWHAQSLDLRGRSAALKNVRVEGAMFLGCIFDDGMEANLRSRGALIFPRLEGVPFDPYRAVLYSPAELYAGLAAAPYEELPDARIYHWSIQPGQRHRVDATLASALHDHAIGDALDELTRSGAWHRRSIVGVMGGHAAPRGSREFADAARLGRLLALDGHSVATGGGPGAMEAANLGAYLSRASDGDVQAALATLAAVPGFRPSVSAWARAAAAVVERHPDGTPSLGIPTWFYGHEPPNYFATHIAKYFANAIREAILLELCHGGIVFLPGAAGTVQEIFQDACENYYGAREKVAPMVLVGRRHWEQEYPAWPMLRSLAAGRAMADNIHLVDTVEEAVEVLRQR
- a CDS encoding VIT1/CCC1 transporter family protein; its protein translation is MSQHAQSHSHATPPEAGGVGQPSPSNIKRWRQYLADERAEAAVYRDLAQNREGEERSILLALAEAEGRHEAHWLALLGGHAGKPKRASARSRFLGFLARHFGSVFVLALAQRAEGRSPYAKDPNATAAMAADEQIHEEVVRGLATRGRNRLAGTFRAAVFGANDGLVSNLSLVMGMAASGVASSVVLLSGIAGLLAGAMSMGAGEFISVRSQRELLAATRPTQVTLAAAPKLDLEHNELLLVYLARGMSREAAEHRVAERMGLLPCDCDPSLSLQPELPEEEDQHEAVGTAWGAALSSFCFFASGAIVPILPFLFGLTGVAALVVAGALVGVALLATGAAVGLLSGTSPLTRGLRQLAIGLGAAAITYLLGLLFGTAVG